TCCAATTAGGAACCCCCAAAAGAGGGTAAGGGCATTCCATACGGCGTTGAAGCATCGCCAAAGAGAGGAATGGGGACAAACCTTGTTATGCACACCAAAACGGTACTGTTCGCATGTGCATCTCCCATTTGAATAAAACCATggcgtttttctttttgttaatttggCCTTTGGTGCTCTGATTAGTGGGGACTTTCCTCCCCATTGAATGAAATGGCAATTCTGTTATGTAGAAGCGGCGGAGGGACGCAAAACCGCGCGAAAGATGATGGAGCAGACTCGTTTGGGAGACCTCCCCCATCTACCATTGTCTAGCAAACGGAAAAGGGGTGACCATGAAGGTACGTCGTAAGACCCTCTTACATGGCAGATACACTACTCAGATATTTAAACGTATAGATGGCATATAcggaagtttttttttccctttgtaTAGTCCCTTTGGCATGGCAAATTATGCACAGCAAGTTCGTCTCGATTAGTGTTTTTCCGTGCCAGGAAAATTTAGCCGAAGTTGTTCTTCTGGCACATACACGAATGGgttaaaaaagtgtatttttttaagtgtaatTATGGCTGtgttttgttaaaattgttccaaaaaaaatggaaataaaaaatgacgaatgttaatttgtaattttgGTAAGGGTAAAGAAAGAGGTGTAGGATTGTGCCACGTGAAAAAGGCAACTGAGGAAGGGGTACATCATGTTATGCACTTTTAATGACAGAATTGTTACTACTAAAtgacgcacaaaaaaaatggagctaAAAATGGGcggaaaatgaacaaaacaGTCCTTTTCGCGTAggggaaaattatttacccCTTTTGGTCATCCAGTTGTTGCGCGTCTCCTGCGAGTTACTCTGCTGTCGAGTGGCTGGTAGCCATTTAATTAATGAGCACCTTTGCCATTGTGGTGAAAATGGTGAGgaattccccccttttgagggtcattttttatttacctcgTAAAGGATACTTTATGGGACGCCTTCTCTTCAACGTAGCCATTTTGCTAGTCAGCAATTAACGAGGTTAAGCGGTACGTGATTGGTGGCACTGTATTGGAATGCATCGATGTGCTGCCTTGCAAATTTTTACACATCTAACAAAAAGGGGTTCATGTCTTTCTCGAAATTGTTGAGCATGTCTACCATCTTGGGGTTGTTAGCAAGTAGGGGAGTCACACTTTCTATTAACTCTTCAGTTACTTGTTTGAgttagttatatttttttgtaaatatggTCTAGTAACACAAAAACTTGCTTGCTAttcttcttttcgtttttttgtggcGCTTTATTTTTGGACTTGGCCTTATcgcccttttttctgttcttccCGCAGCGGTCTTCTCCGTCGCCATCTTTCCATTCGAAGTTTTAGTCATCACGGTCGTTTTCATCGTTATCGTCTTCATCGTTATCGTCATGATCGCCTTCTCCATCATCTCCCTCTCCATCATCTCCCTCTCCATCATCTCCCTCTCCATCATCGCCGTCTCCATcatcgtcgtcctcctcgtcttcctctccatcatcgtcgtcctcctcgtcttcctctccatcatcgtcgtcctcctcgtcttcctctccatcatcgtcgtcctcctcgtcttcctcttcttcatcaACATCATCTTCCACTTCCAATGTCTGCACCTCCTCTTCACCCCCGTGCTTCACAACCTCCTCTTCACCCCCGTACTCCACGGCTTCCTCTTTTACTTCCTCATTCTTATCATTTACATTATCACCATCCTGTGATGATATTCCCACAAGCCCCAGATTGTGCTGATTCGTTCTCTTCAAAAGTTCATGtgctgctttattttttacttctttcccttcttccGTAAATTCTGTAGTCTCTTCCGATGTCTGTTTGATTACTTCTTCGATGCTGTCCTCACCTTTCTCTTCTTGAGAGCTTGTTGGAAATTCACCTTCTGAGGGAACTCCTTCCTCTGGTGTTTCAATCCTCAAGTTGGTTTTGTTCACATTTAgaatttccccccctacagccacatttttctgcatgcataaatttaaaagggAAATGAAAATGGCAATCCTGAGGAATTGCCTCATTCTCAAACCGTGCGTTAAAATGGTGGAACGGAACTATTTTTAAtcgatttaaaaaagtggaaaaccTAAGGGAGTCTGGCTATGGGAAAGACATTTTTtggagttaatttttttttttttttttttcacagatGGGGAGGGTTAATATTATCGGATAAGTAAAAGTTTAAGTTTGCTAGAATTTAGCATCACACATGAAGGGGaaagcatacatatatgtaagtTAGCTAAGTGGTGTAAACAGAGTATGACACAaggttgagaaaaaaaaaaaaaattcttctcaGTACGTTAAGAAAAGGATCAATTggtgaaattaattttgttaatgccACTTAAGTGTATGTGCCAGTACCAGCGCATGCACAGGTGTtatatacgcatatatattacGTACACGTTTATGTatgtgttccctttttgctctCAGATTGCCTACACTTGTTCGTGCCATTTTCATTCTCAGAAAGACGCAAACTAAGAACTGGTTGTCGGAGAGCAAGAAAAGAGCTTCGCACTTCTTCCACAAGGAGGCTCATCGGCTTTTTTGTGTGATAAATCTAGTTATCTGAAGGGCCTTTCAATGATCCATGTGAAATGCACTTTTATTTAACGGCCCAAGctaagcgaaaaaaaaaaaaacaaaagatcGTACGATATCACTAAGACGGGTTAATATTTTGCGAGATTTTCCCATATACCTTTTGGGGTGCTCTCAATCGACATGCAAACTGGCTAGTTGAATAGGCTATGTGTAAATGTTCTGGTTTACACGTTTTTGTTGTTCCCCAGGTTTTgcaatatatgtatgcatgtttgaggggaattcttttttctcctttgttcATGGTGTAATTCGTCCAAAAGAGGGAGCATAATTAGGccatgtgtttttttatcgCTCTTATCGATTCTTCAAATGACGCAATGCAGAAATGGCATCGCACTAATTTGTCGTATCTTAGAAGGTCCTTCCTGAACGAATGCTATTTCCGCTGagatgggcaaaaaaaaattcccactTCCTTTTACCAACTCAGAAATACGTGATTCATATCGGAGAGGAACTCCTTTATGGTGTCGCCAATCGAGGGGTCTTCTGAAACTAACGATGTCATTGATTTTACCAGCGCTTCTGTTACCTTCTTAATGTCGTTGTAAGAGTTCAATTCATTTCCAAACTGCTTTTCTGCGTTAGTATCATCCATAGTATCGATAACGTTTCTCTTTTCACGATTACCACCGTTTTGTTGATTCGACGCTGCgtcttcttccacttcttccacttcttctccATCGTCCATCTCCAAGCTTACGTCTTCCTCCTGTCCATCAGAATCCTTCGGTAATGCTTCTTCCACCTCGGCTTCGTCGTTATCCTCATTTCCCGGCtcctccacttcttccaTCACTTGTTCCTCCTTGCTCGTAATATTATTGGCTGACTCGGACGATATGTCTAATAGTTCTAGTACATGCTGGTTCTTCGTTTTCAGGAGCCCGTAAGTTGCTTTTTCTCTCGCCCTCTTCGCCTTCTGCGCTGCGGCGATTGCTTTGTCTGCCTCTGCTCTTGCCACATCTGCCTCGGTTGCgtcatttgcttttttggCTGCTTGCTTAGCTTCCTCCGCGGCATTTTCTGCactttttgcttcattttctgCTGATTCTGCTGCCAcatttactttatttttagtttCTTGTGATTCCTTGGATGCTCCTACTTTTTCTGCctcttttttcgcttcctcCGCAAAAGCTTTCGCTTCTACCGCTGCCTTTAGCGCTTCTGTTTCCGCCTTCTTCGCTTCATCCTTGGCTGCCTTTTTCGCTTCATCCTTGGCTGCCTTTTTCGCTTCAGCCTTGGttgccttttcttttgcaaCGGTTGCTGCATGTTGTGCCTTCTCAGCGGCTGCTTGTGCAACtgccttcttttcttttgcaaTGTTAGCTGCCTCGGTTGCTTTTAACAACTTTTGATGGGCGCTATCTGCTGCCTCTATTGCTTCCTTCTTTGCCTCTTCtaatttcttcatatctGTTTCACTTTTGGCTGACTCTGCTGCCTTTGTGATCCTTGCCAGCTGTACTTCCACTGCATACGCTTCTTCCGATGTTTCCACTGCTCtgttttctgcttcttccgaagcttcctttgctttttcattttcttgaTGTGCTTCATCTGAATGTGCTTTTATCGACTCTCCTgccttttctgccttttcttcTTGCGTCTTTGCCTCTTCCGCTGCTGCCTTAGCCTTTTCTGCCTGCTTCTTAGCCTCCGTTGCATCGTTTTCCGCGTCTTGGGCtaccttttttacttctGCTTTGATCACTTCAGCCTTTGCTACCTCGACGGCTATTTCcgcttccgttttttttttcagctttGGCTAACGCTTCTTCTGCAATTTTTACTTGATTTTTTACTTCGTCTAAATTATCTTTCTTTTCAGTTGACTCTGCGTCGTTTGCTGCCTTTTCTGCTATATCGGcttcttttttcgcttcgGCAGCTGCTACTTCTGCCTTTTCTATGGCTTCCTTCGCTACGTCTAATCCCTTTCCTGCGTTCACTGCGTTGTTTTTAGCAGTTTCTGCAGCATTAGCTGCGGCtactgctttttcttttgccgTTTTGACTTTTTGCAATTCTTTTTGCAATTCTCCTTGCGTCTGTGTCGCATTATTTGTATCATCCTGTGCTTTCACGTTTTCCTGTtctattgtttttttttcctcctcggTTACTTCGCGGTGGTTAATGGTATCACATTGGTCGGTAgtctcgtttttttcttccaagcTGTTTGGCTCCTCATGCGGGAGGGTAGCTTCCTTTCCCGGGAATCCATTCCTTAAATGGTGTCTGCTGTAATTCGGGGCTTCACTGTTGGGGGCACCGCCTATGTCTTCGGCGCCAGTTAAGTACGCGCAAAGGATTAGCAGAAAGAGGTAAAGGGTGACGCTGCGAGGGAGTTTCATTTTTGGAAGCGTTTGAAACGAGCTGACTGTTTTGAACTGTTCGCTGCTAATTGCTAAGTGCCAACTGATGTGCGTGCGTGGGTGTGGCTAAGCGAGTGGACAAACGAACTTAAATTCAGGGCGAACAACGTTTCGGGCGGTTAACTGCCTTTCgagtaaattttcttcacccTTCTGTAAGGCGGTCATaagaatgggaaaaaaaaacagataatCATTTGtctacatatgtgcacatatgtgtgcgcgtgcatgcatacaaaaaatggacaaagcATAAACGCGGCCATTTTCAATgagtgaaaaattaaaatagaaATGATCtacgcacatgtgtatagCAACGCAAGTGAGGCCACCCGAGTGCGCACATTCGAGGACGGCAACATATCGCACTTACCGAGTAAATTGCCCTGGAaggcacttaaaaaatgtatgcatatttgtgtgcacatttttgatgCTCCGTATTGCGCAAAGTGATTGGGTGCCCACCTTTGTGCGATTTCCCAattggcagaaaaaaaaagaaataaaaaaataaaatatagcaaaataaaataaagcaaaataaaatatagcaaaataaaatatagcaaaataaCGCATACACCTAGAATGCCTCAACTAGGAGTAATTTCTGCAGGCAGTCCACAGATGGGCCACAAATCAGTGTCTATTCAGTAAATgcgctttattttgttaGCACATTTGagatggaaattttttctttaaaatacTAAAAGGGGACGCACCTCCGTGTGTCATTATGCGCAGACAAAATCGTGGCATCCTTTATTtctatttctcctttttaaattatgggcatgaaaaaatttgcacagtTGATTAAATTTGTGACAGGTAATAGGtattaaaaagggagcagGTATCCACTACGCTCAGGTGCCGAGCGTGGAAGATAATTCGCTTAACagagtttttttctctaaaaCGATTTTGTACAGACAAAAGTCCCTCTCTGTGCGCTTCTCCAATCTGATACTTTTTAGTGATCGTCATTGTGCGCTTAATGTGACTCACCATTGGTGATTGGAATTAGCTTAAGAGAGAGTGACACAGTCTTGGGGTTGACGAGCAGGAGGCTATATCTATCCCATGCGATgaacatacatatgtgaTGTTACACGATTTAGAGGTTAATTCATTCCATTTGGGGGATGgaatacacataaatatattttaaggaGACGGAGTTGTCTCGTCAGTTGTTGTTTCTACTAAGCTGAATGAAACGGAAGATGCAATCATGTACATTGGGGGGGGGATTTTCATCATGGCATTTTGCTAGGTCTACACTGACAGGTCACATTTGggggcaaataaaaatcagTGCGATTAtgtttagcatttttttttttttatcttataaTGGGCGTGGAAACAACtacaaaatggcacaaaaaggatgtcaatttttttatttttttcattattccttcattttggcgGGCACGGCACCTCACCATGTGTGTTCAGACTTTCCCTTTCACGAACGTGTCAGTTAACTTGCCAGAATaggaaaattttgaaaatcgccttaattttacttataaaaaattgcaccaaattgtaaaatacatttatttgtttctgTAGAAGACTTTCGGATTCAGGGTCGTGTCTTTGTTCTTGGTTATTTTCTGCCTCTGCGGTTCCTtcctttatgtttttttctttgtagaGCGAATCTGACTTGTTTTCCGCGGATTCAACGACTGCTTCTTTCGCGACTTTGCTTGCTGCTGCGGGTTCGGGGGCGGCCGGAGCTGCACCTGCCTTGGCTGCGCCTGCCTTTGCCGCATCTGCCTTTGCCGCGTCTGCCTTTGCTGCTTCCTTCTTTGGCATTTCTGGGGCTTTCTTCACCGGAGTCGCTTCTTTTGTGGGAGGCGTTGCTTCAGGTTTTGCTACTGCCGCTggtggctgttttttttcttcctgtttTTTCAACACCTTTTTCGGCTTCGACGCTTCCGGAATTgggatttttattttttccacctcggAAACTTCGGAGTCCTTACTCTTAGCCTTAAGTGCTTTTATTGCGTTTGTTTTTACCTTTTGGGCTAGATTTTCTGCTAATgtctttgcctttttcgctTTATCCAATGCTTCATTTGCATCTATTACCGTTTCGGCCTCTCTGGCTTCCAGGGCGGCCTTTATCACATCGTCTTTTGCTCTTATTGCGTCATCCGCTGTGTGAAAGACTTCCATCTTTAATTCTGGATCTGTCTCTAACACTAACTCTAACTCTGACCTTGTCGGGACGCGTTCTTGTGAAAGGGTGCCCAAAATTTGTTCTACCTTTTGAGACATTTTGGATGCCAAGTCCGCTAACATTTTTGCCTCTTCAGCGAGTAGCTCTGCTTCATCagctattttttctatctgATTTTTGTCGCTTTCGTTTTGTGCTTGCACGGGCAGATCTGCTTCATCCTCCttcgttttcccttttttgtttatattcccattttgctcatttgggtTATTCTTTGAGTTGTTGTCACCACCTCCGTTGTTCACACCTGCATTATTTTTGCCACCATCTGGGGAGTTGCCATCAAGTGGAGGATCGTTCCTCATGTTAGGTTTTCTGCGTTTGTTTATTACATTCTTTACAACGCCATACTGGAGCATgtaaaaatagaagaaaaatataaaaagagaaaaactcCAAATGCGTTTCATTATGTATTTATCTATATgggtataatttttttaaaaaaaaggagagtgaCCTATTTTGATGTAGATGAAACACAACAGGAGGTAAGCACTTCGGGTATTATTCCACAAGACGTGTTTTTGGTTCAAAAGGAAAttctcttttctttctcttttgtaTATCTTTTCTATGTTTATATAATAGAACAAATTGGATTGAAACGAAATAACTGCGCTGAGAGAGGAaagagcaaaaatggaaaggtgCCAGTTGTTACtatgaaataaaatgtacaaatcggaaaaaattaattgttAACTGCGACTTTTAAAATCGTCGTTTTGAGTGGCAATTTTAAGTGGTGACTTGTGGTCGTCGCTTTGCGCTGTACGCTTAACCGGCAACTTGAAAAAtgcaacttaaaaaatgcagctTGAAAATTGTAAGTTGAAAAATGCAACGTGAAAATTGTAAGTTAAAAAGTgcgaattaaaaattgcaggTTTTAATCGGAGGGGCAGAACGAACAGGTTAAGATGGCAACGCAGTTGTTTTTTTGAATCGCGTAGAGTCAATGGCGCGCCACCTTTGGGGGTGAGAAgcgatgcaaaaaaaaaaaaaaaaaatatacaaatatatatatatacataatataatatgtacatatatacctatatacataatataatatgtacgTAATATAATAAGTACATATCCGAAGTGCGAGCAACACTTTTAATGGTTATATGTAGTGCCCCGCGCACGTGAAAAATGCACCCATTcaatgaaattaatttttttgtcaatacCCCCATTTTATGTACACTTTTTCGAATAATACTGTGTGTGTTAAATAGGCATTTTTAACGCgttcgtttttccccctcacaGTATGTGTAACGGCGTGGTATATGtgcaagggggggggaagaaaacagATATACGTACTACTCTCCCCTGAAAGAAAAGAGTttctgtgtattttttttttttttttttttttttttgcgctatttaatttgttcaataAAATATCATGTCActtattttacataaagaTATTTTTACTAAATGATGTACAAAATTGGGGGGAGCCACACACGCCAGATTCCCCTAGCGGTTGCGCAACCTACGGGCAGATTTttcctgaattttttttgcccacttGTAGAGCAAATTGCCCCTCGTTTGGTAACTACCCTATTTTCCTTAAATTGTttcagaaagaaaaaatagaaaagtagaaaagtagaaaaaatagggaaccactgaaaaaaaaaaaaaaattaaataaattttaaaaaaaatgaaaggggTGATATTGCGTCGTGTAGCTTTGAGAAAAACCGCACGAATGAAGTTCCCCTGACGCTTCCTTCTTGCagacaaaacgaaaaaaggtacCATTATAATAATCCGTTAAAACAAGGTAAGACAACAACTTTTACGTACATATAAGTACACATGCGCAACCGCAGATGCCATTTGGTACGTTACTCCGGTAATTGAAATTTGTTCTTTCATTCGACACACTAAAGGATATcttttttgcagttttgcaGTTTTGCAGTTTTGCAGTTTTACAGTTTTACAGTTTTTCGGTTTTTCGGTTTTTCGGTTTTTCGGTTTTTGTGATTTTGTCACACTCTTCTTAGGGGTACCAAGTTTGGAGGTGACTTCCCCCGTTGCGTCCTCCAAGTGCAGTCGTGTCAGTGGCTCTTTTCGGAGTCTCTCTTTTTATTGCCTTCCTCTCAAAGGGGTCTCCTCCATGGTTTGGCTCACAATAAGTGTAGCCATCTTCGAGTCAGTTTTGAAAGCGGTAAAGGGGCACATTACTGATGGTTTTGCTGACAAACGTGAAATATTTCACGTGCAATTCTTTAcaagttaaaaataaactgaTCCACATCTTTCGCGAAATCCATGAGCGTGTCTAGGACTTCCGTATCCCCgtcaattatattaattatatttttagtcACCCcgtcatctttttttttagtgtccataaaatttttactgttaCCTGCGAGGAGCACTTGGGCATTGCTATCACTTAATGGTTTGTCAGCCTGTTCCGGGGGTTGCATACTTCGATTTTGTGCTTGAGGAGCAGTGTCACTAGGGGACGGGTtatccctccttttttctctttcttggTTTGCATTACCTGGCTCTCCATTGTCTGGCTCTGATTTGTCTTCATCTGTTTCCATTTCTACGTcttctttctcttcttcaattccttcttcttcttcctcctcttcatcttcgtccaactcttcctccttttcagGTAATGTATCCTTCactatttcttcctccttctcgtcttcctcctcatcttcttcctcatcttcGTTTCCTTGTTCCTCAATTTCGTTTAGCACCTGTTCGTCATTATCGACTCCATTGAAACCTTCTTTGGAAtacttttttacaatttctagaattttaagttttttcCTTATGGCTGATTCTTCTGCTgctttttgtgccttttccGCAGCTTTTGTCGCTTTCTTTGCTTTACCTGTTGCCTCATAGGCTGCTGCTTCCGCTGCTTGAGCTTTTTTAACTGCTTCTTCTACCGCCGCAAGGGCTTTCGTTTTAGCTTGGATCAGTGTTTCCATCGATGTGGCTCCCTTAGCTGTCTCCAATTCCTGCTCTGCTATGAGCAGTTGTGCTTGCACTATAGCCGCGTTGTCCTCTACCtctttcgcctttttttgtacttccttttcttcttccttcgctATTTCCGCGTCTTCCTCCGCTGAttgtgcttccttttttgatttcTCTGCTGATTCGACAgcattttttgcctcttcttTTGCTGCTCCCGCTGCCTTGactgccttttttgccttatcATTTGCCACCTCTGCTTCTACAACGCTTAATGCAATTTCGGCTAattcttttgctttcttcGCTTCGTTGGCTGCTTCGACTGCTTGCAGTGTTTTTCCTTTGATCTCGCTTACTGCTGTTGTTACTTCTGATTTTTGTGCTACGTCACCTATCACTTTGTCCACTTCTGTTTCTGCCTCTTTCGCTTTTAATGACACTTCGTTTGCTGCATCTTCTGCCGTcttggcatttttctttgctttctCCGATGCGCTTGCTGCGTCAACCTTTGCTTTTGTTTCCACCGTTTTTGATGCTTCCTCCGCTTGCCTTTTTGCATCCTCAGCCGCTTCTTGCGCTTTTTTCGCCTCGTCTTTTGCTACCACTGCTTTGGCTACAGCCGCTGCGAGCTCTGCTTTTGTTTGCGCCTTCTTGGCTTCCTCTGCTGCATTTGAGgccttttctgcttttccTTTAAGCTCctctatttttgtttttacatcttctgttatttctttttttgctttatctCGTATACTGTCTGCACAGCCATTTGTTTCTTGTGCTTCGTTTGCTGCCATTTctgctttttcctttgctaGGTTAGCCATACTTTCTGCCTTGCCTTTTGCCTCAGTTACTTCATTTAATGGTGCCGTTTGCGCAGCCTTTTCTGCTTCAGCTTTTGCTTCGCCTGCTGCGATATGCGCCTTATtagcttcttcttttgccgCTTCTGCCTTTGCTACTTCTACTTCTATtaatgcttcattttttgctttcacaGCTTCTTCTGATAATGCTACTGCTttgtttgccttttcttttaccatttcttctttgtttGGTATGTCTTctggatttatttttacttctgTTACTGCAGATTCGGCTTCCTTTTCCGCTTCCATAGCTTTTTCGGTTGCTTTAATCGCTGCTTTTGCTGCCTTAGCTGCtgcttcttttgctttttcagCATTAGATtcatttgcatatttttcagCTTCTGTTTTTGCCTTTAGTGCATCTTCTTTTGCTTgttgtgcttctttttttgcctgttCCGCTTTTAATATATGTGTTGCTATGATTGCTAGCTTTACCGCTAGATCTTTTGCACTTTTTGCTGCATTCGCCGCTTCTTGTGCTTCTGaagctttcttttttgcatccGATACTGAATCCTCTGTTAATATGTACTCTGCTTCACTTACTTTCTTTGCTAATTCTTCTGCTTTGTCTAGTTGatcttttgccttttttgcttctatttcagcctttttctttgcctTTTCAGCATCAATTGCCGTTTCTACGGCTTTTGCTTGTTGCTCtgccttttctgcttcttccaattctttttttgcttcaacttttgctgcttctgcttttgcTACTGCGGCTGCTAGTTCTGCTATTattctttcttcatttgctcTTGCTTCTGCATCCTTGGCCTTTGTGGATTCTTCTTGTGCTTTTTGTACTGTTGTTGCCTTTTGTGCTTCTTCGGCTGCGCTTTTCGCTGTAGCtgcatgtttttttgctttgtcTAATGCTTCATCCGCTCGCTTACTTGCTAATGTTGCCCTGTTTAGAGCTTTATCTGCACTCGTTACTTTATTGCTTGCATCCTTTGCCTCCTTTTGTGCAGTATCTGCTGCTTGTGCTGCTCTTTCTGCTAATTCTTTTGATACTTCTGCTTTTGTTTGTTCTAATGCTATTTCTGCGTTcttctttgcctttttagCTTTTTCTGCTgcttgttttgctttttccagAGCTTCCTTTGCTAGTGCATTCTGTTttactgcttcttctttttcttctttttttgccttttccgcTAATTGCTTTGCTTTTGCTGCTTCCGTTGTAACCGTGCTTTCTTCTTCTAATGCAATTTTCGCTTCTACTTCTGCTTTATATGCTGCATCTTTTACAGCATTCGCTTTTGAGACATCTaccttttctgtttcttttttagcTACTTCGAATGCCTTTTGTGCTTCATTTTTAGCTTGTGCAGCATCTTTTATGGCTTTTTCAGCTTCTGCTATTGCCACTTCTGCCTTTGTTACTTCTAATGCTATCTCcgcgttttccttttcctttttagcattttctgctgcttcttttgctttttccagAGCCTTTAGTGATagttctttttgttttactgCTCCCTCTTTTGCGCTTGTGGCTTTTTTCACggcttcttttattttttctaagttTTCTGTTATATCATTTGCTGCATCTTGAGCATGTTGTGCTGCATTTGCTGCTTCTTGTGTGGCTTGTGTTGCAAGCTCTTTTGCTTCTGCTGCTACCTTTGCAGCTGCATCTGATGCCTTCTCTGCTTTCTCTTTTGCATCTGTGGCTTCATTCACGgctgcttttattttttctgagttttttgcgttttctgTTATTTCCTTTGCTGCATTTTGAGCATTTTGAGCATCGTTAGCTGCTTttactgcttcttctgcgGCTTGTGTTGCAATATTTTGTGCTTCTCCTGCTGTCATTGCAGCTGCATCTGCTGCTTGTGCAGCTTTTTCTGCTAATTCTTTTGATACTTCTGCTTTTGTTTGTTCTAATGCTATTTCTGCGTttttctttgcctttttagCTTTTTCTGCTGcttgttttgcattttctagAGCTTTTTTTGCtagttcattttgttttattgcttcttctttttcttctgtttttgccttttccgctaattgctttgcttttgttgcttcctctgtaacctttttttctgcttct
The sequence above is drawn from the Plasmodium cynomolgi strain B DNA, chromosome 10, whole genome shotgun sequence genome and encodes:
- a CDS encoding merozoite surface protein 3 (MSP3;~putative) — encoded protein: MQKNVAVGGEILNVNKTNLRIETPEEGVPSEEKGEDSIEEVIKQTSEETTEFTEEGKEVKNKAAHELLKRTNQHNLGLVGISSQDGDNVNDKNEEVKEEAVEYGGEEEVVKHGGEEEVQTLEVEDDVDEEEEDEEDDDDGEEDEEDDDDGEEDEEDDDDGEEDEEDDDDGDGDDGEGDDGEGDDGEGDDGEGDHDDNDEDDNDENDRDD
- a CDS encoding merozoite surface protein 3 (MSP3;~putative), whose protein sequence is MKLPRSVTLYLFLLILCAYLTGAEDIGGAPNSEAPNYSRHHLRNGFPGKEATLPHEEPNSLEEKNETTDQCDTINHREVTEEEKKTIEQENVKAQDDTNNATQTQGELQKELQKVKTAKEKAVAAANAAETAKNNAVNAGKGLDVAKEAIEKAEVAAAEAKKEADIAEKAANDAESTEKKDNLDEVKNQLKKKTEAEIAVEVAKAEVIKAEVKKVAQDAENDATEAKKQAEKAKAAAEEAKTQEEKAEKAGESIKAHSDEAHQENEKAKEASEEAENRAVETSEEAYAVEVQLARITKAAESAKSETDMKKLEEAKKEAIEAADSAHQKLLKATEAANIAKEKKAVAQAAAEKAQHAATVAKEKATKAEAKKAAKDEAKKAAKDEAKKAETEALKAAVEAKAFAEEAKKEAEKVGASKESQETKNKVNVAAESAENEAKSAENAAEEAKQAAKKANDATEADVARAEADKAIAAAQKAKRAREKATYGLLKTKNQHVLELLDISSESANNITSKEEQVMEEVEEPGNEDNDEAEVEEALPKDSDGQEEDVSLEMDDGEEVEEVEEDAASNQQNGGNREKRNVIDTMDDTNAEKQFGNELNSYNDIKKVTEALVKSMTSLVSEDPSIGDTIKEFLSDMNHVFLSW
- a CDS encoding merozoite surface protein 3 (MSP3;~putative), with product MRNDPPLDGNSPDGGKNNAGVNNGGGDNNSKNNPNEQNGNINKKGKTKEDEADLPVQAQNESDKNQIEKIADEAELLAEEAKMLADLASKMSQKVEQILGTLSQERVPTRSELELVLETDPELKMEVFHTADDAIRAKDDVIKAALEAREAETVIDANEALDKAKKAKTLAENLAQKVKTNAIKALKAKSKDSEVSEVEKIKIPIPEASKPKKVLKKQEEKKQPPAAVAKPEATPPTKEATPVKKAPEMPKKEAAKADAAKADAAKAGAAKAGAAPAAPEPAAASKVAKEAVVESAENKSDSLYKEKNIKEGTAEAENNQEQRHDPESESLLQKQINVFYNLVQFFISKIKAIFKIFLFWQLSRNNN
- a CDS encoding merozoite surface protein 3 (MSP3;~putative); protein product: MEAEKEAESAVTEVKINPEDIPNKEEMVKEKANKAVALSEEAVKAKNEALIEVEVAKAEAAKEEANKAHIAAGEAKAEAEKAAQTAPLNEVTEAKGKAESMANLAKEKAEMAANEAQETNGCADSIRDKAKKEITEDVKTKIEELKGKAEKASNAAEEAKKAQTKAELAAAVAKAVVAKDEAKKAQEAAEDAKRQAEEASKTVETKAKVDAASASEKAKKNAKTAEDAANEVSLKAKEAETEVDKVIGDVAQKSEVTTAVSEIKGKTLQAVEAANEAKKAKELAEIALSVVEAEVANDKAKKAVKAAGAAKEEAKNAVESAEKSKKEAQSAEEDAEIAKEEEKEVQKKAKEVEDNAAIVQAQLLIAEQELETAKGATSMETLIQAKTKALAAVEEAVKKAQAAEAAAYEATGKAKKATKAAEKAQKAAEESAIRKKLKILEIVKKYSKEGFNGVDNDEQVLNEIEEQGNEDEEEDEEEDEKEEEIVKDTLPEKEEELDEDEEEEEEEGIEEEKEDVEMETDEDKSEPDNGEPAQNRSMQPPEQADKPLSDSNAQVLLAGNSKNFMDTKKKDDGVTKNIINIIDGDTEVLDTLMDFAKDVDQFIFNL